In Hoeflea ulvae, one genomic interval encodes:
- the folP gene encoding dihydropteroate synthase has product MQLPPDNAFEPRLLKLARNGVIELGPRAKVMGIVNVTPDSFSDGGLHAEADAAVAAALAMVAAGADIVDIGGESTRPGAEPVSALDEQRRIMPVIEALCHRGGMLVSVDTWRAETARLALAAGAHLINDVWGLQREPEIAQVAADAGAAVAIMHTGRERACLPDLVDDQFAWFAGSLEIARKAGISDEQILLDPGFGFAKDADDNIELMARFAELHRLGLPLLAGTSRKRFIGGLTGREAAGRDVGTTATSVILRLAGAAMFRVHNVAFNMDGLAVADALVQSSREKEPGHG; this is encoded by the coding sequence ATGCAGCTGCCTCCCGACAATGCCTTTGAACCCAGACTGCTCAAGCTCGCGCGCAATGGCGTGATCGAGCTGGGTCCGCGCGCGAAAGTGATGGGCATTGTCAATGTCACGCCGGATTCGTTTTCCGACGGCGGGCTGCACGCCGAGGCCGACGCGGCCGTGGCTGCGGCGCTGGCGATGGTTGCGGCCGGCGCGGACATTGTCGACATCGGCGGGGAATCAACCCGGCCAGGCGCCGAGCCGGTTTCGGCCCTGGACGAGCAGCGCCGGATCATGCCGGTGATCGAGGCCCTGTGCCACCGGGGAGGGATGCTCGTCTCGGTCGATACCTGGCGGGCGGAAACGGCGCGGCTGGCGCTCGCTGCCGGCGCGCATCTGATCAATGATGTCTGGGGGCTGCAGCGCGAGCCGGAGATTGCGCAGGTCGCCGCAGATGCCGGTGCGGCGGTGGCGATCATGCATACCGGGCGCGAGCGCGCCTGCCTGCCGGATCTGGTCGATGACCAGTTCGCCTGGTTCGCCGGCTCGCTGGAGATTGCCCGCAAGGCCGGGATCAGTGATGAGCAGATCCTGCTTGATCCGGGCTTCGGTTTTGCCAAGGACGCCGATGACAATATCGAGTTGATGGCCCGGTTTGCCGAGCTGCACCGGCTGGGATTGCCGCTGCTGGCGGGGACCTCGCGGAAACGCTTCATCGGCGGCCTGACCGGGCGGGAGGCAGCGGGGCGCGACGTTGGGACGACCGCCACAAGCGTGATCTTGCGGTTGGCCGGAGCGGCGATGTTTCGGGTGCACAATGTGGCTTTCAACATGGACGGCCTTGCGGTTGCCGACGCTTTGGTTCAAAGCAGCCGCGAAAAGGAGCCCGGTCATGGCTGA
- a CDS encoding YcjF family protein, with protein sequence MTDHDASEPVRKPRAFTVDDPPRRKAAPDAGARTTDKPRKPAAIPVTVAVTMSEDDPFMPPPDNLDALTPPPASPRPRRFTAGKLLTASLGFLAALAIGVWTDTLIRSLFERLPWLGWAASVAAAIAVVALLALAIREFTGIRRLTKVASLRQSIAAKTGSATAVEARALAGEVTALVAANPLTARGRKNLKSLDDEIIDGPHYLAFAERELMTPLDRQARQLIVNAARRVSVVTAISPRAFVDLAYVGYEAIRLTRAMAELYGGRPGTLGMIRLFRDVIAHLAVTGAIAAGDSLIQQVVGHGIAAKLSARLGEGVINGLMTARIGISAMDLCRPMPFKTLKRPGIGDFMSVIAAAAARDGDPKTAAGGKS encoded by the coding sequence ATGACCGACCACGATGCTTCCGAGCCGGTGCGCAAGCCGCGCGCCTTTACCGTCGATGACCCGCCGCGCAGGAAAGCCGCGCCGGACGCCGGAGCCAGGACGACCGACAAACCGCGCAAGCCCGCGGCGATCCCGGTCACCGTGGCAGTGACGATGTCCGAGGACGACCCGTTCATGCCGCCGCCCGACAATCTCGACGCGCTGACGCCACCGCCGGCATCGCCGCGGCCGCGACGGTTCACTGCCGGAAAACTGCTGACCGCCAGCCTCGGCTTTCTTGCCGCCCTGGCGATCGGGGTCTGGACCGACACGCTGATCCGCAGCCTGTTCGAGCGCCTGCCCTGGCTCGGCTGGGCAGCCTCGGTCGCCGCCGCGATCGCCGTCGTCGCGCTGCTGGCGCTGGCGATCAGGGAATTCACCGGCATCCGCCGCCTGACCAAGGTCGCGAGCCTGCGCCAATCCATTGCCGCCAAGACCGGATCCGCCACCGCCGTGGAAGCCCGCGCCCTTGCCGGCGAGGTCACCGCCCTGGTCGCCGCCAATCCGCTGACCGCGCGGGGCCGCAAGAACCTCAAGAGCCTAGACGATGAAATCATCGACGGGCCGCATTATCTGGCCTTTGCCGAGCGCGAACTGATGACGCCGCTCGACCGCCAGGCCCGGCAACTGATTGTCAACGCCGCCCGCCGTGTCTCCGTGGTGACCGCGATCAGCCCGCGCGCCTTCGTCGACCTTGCCTATGTCGGCTATGAGGCGATCCGGCTGACCCGCGCGATGGCCGAACTCTATGGCGGGCGCCCCGGCACGCTGGGCATGATCCGGCTGTTTCGCGATGTCATTGCCCATCTCGCCGTCACCGGCGCCATCGCCGCCGGCGACAGCCTGATCCAGCAGGTGGTCGGTCACGGCATCGCCGCCAAGCTGTCGGCGCGGCTGGGCGAAGGCGTCATCAATGGCCTGATGACGGCGCGAATCGGCATCTCCGCCATGGATCTGTGCCGCCCGATGCCGTTTAAGACGCTCAAACGCCCCGGCATCGGCGACTTTATGTCCGTCATCGCCGCTGCGGCGGCCAGGGATGGCGACCCGAAAACCGCAGCCGGGGGCAAATCCTGA
- a CDS encoding 2Fe-2S iron-sulfur cluster-binding protein, whose protein sequence is MTKITLVAYDGTRFDVDAENGSTVMENAIRNSVPGIEAECGGACACATCHVYVDEQWVETVGAPAPMEEDMLDFAFDVRPTSRLSCQIKVRKELDGLVVHVPERQA, encoded by the coding sequence ATGACCAAAATTACCCTAGTCGCCTATGACGGAACGCGTTTTGACGTTGATGCCGAAAACGGCTCGACGGTCATGGAGAACGCAATCCGCAATTCCGTTCCCGGAATCGAAGCAGAATGCGGCGGCGCCTGCGCATGCGCGACCTGCCATGTCTATGTCGACGAGCAATGGGTTGAAACGGTCGGGGCGCCGGCGCCAATGGAAGAGGACATGCTCGATTTCGCTTTCGACGTGCGTCCGACCTCACGGCTTTCCTGCCAGATCAAGGTTCGCAAGGAACTGGACGGTCTGGTGGTGCATGTGCCCGAGCGGCAGGCCTGA
- the folB gene encoding dihydroneopterin aldolase, giving the protein MAECYTIRLANCAFFARHGVHDEEEFLGQRFFVDAELEVDQNDALETDSIEGTVHYGVAFKVIEEIVTGKRRYLIEALALDIAKALTSRFSQIRLARITVRKPSAAVPGILDHVEVTVEHRA; this is encoded by the coding sequence ATGGCTGAGTGTTACACCATCCGTCTCGCTAATTGCGCGTTCTTCGCCCGCCATGGCGTGCATGACGAGGAGGAATTCCTCGGCCAGCGCTTCTTTGTCGATGCCGAGCTTGAAGTGGACCAGAACGACGCCCTGGAAACGGATTCGATCGAGGGCACGGTTCATTACGGTGTGGCGTTCAAGGTGATCGAGGAGATCGTGACCGGCAAGCGCCGCTATCTGATCGAGGCGCTGGCGCTCGACATCGCCAAGGCGCTGACTTCCCGGTTTTCACAGATCCGGCTGGCGCGCATCACGGTGCGCAAGCCCAGTGCGGCGGTGCCGGGCATTCTCGATCATGTCGAAGTGACGGTTGAACACCGTGCCTGA
- a CDS encoding YcjX family protein, with translation MSNSITTLTDEALIAFDTLTDRAANLIQPTLRLGVTGLSRAGKTVFITALVHNLLHGGRLPMFQAAHSGRLARAFLEPQPDDAVPRFQYEDHVARMISDRLWPDSTRAISELRLTIEYESASGWNRFFSGGKLCLDIVDYPGEWLLDLPLLGQDFSEFSLNATSLARSPVRTDLAAPWLEKAQSIDPLKQADEADARELARLFTDYLRACKQEERALSTLPPGRFLMPGDLDGSPALTFAPLPNLPDTSAPKGSLMAMMERRYESYKSVVVKPFFREHVARLDRQIVLIDAMQAMNAGQEAVMDLERALSDVLSCFRPGSGNLLTNLVSRRIDKVLIAATKADHLHHESHDRLEAIARRIVDRAVATIGVNGANIEVLALAAVRATREATVRQDGEELPVIVGTPLKGERIGGELFDGNRKTAIFPGDLPRNPDSFFEAVDSHSQPIVPEINIVRFRPPLIEESDTGVKLSLPHIRLDRALEYLMGDRLA, from the coding sequence GTGTCAAATTCCATCACCACTCTGACCGACGAAGCGCTGATCGCGTTTGACACCCTGACCGATCGCGCCGCCAATCTGATCCAGCCGACCTTGCGGCTGGGCGTCACCGGGCTGTCGCGGGCGGGCAAGACCGTGTTCATCACTGCGCTGGTGCACAATTTGCTCCATGGCGGCCGCCTGCCGATGTTTCAGGCCGCCCATTCCGGCCGGCTTGCCCGCGCCTTCCTCGAGCCGCAACCGGACGACGCGGTGCCGCGGTTTCAATATGAGGACCATGTGGCGCGGATGATCAGCGACCGGCTCTGGCCGGATTCGACCCGCGCCATTTCCGAGCTGCGCCTGACCATCGAATATGAATCGGCCAGCGGCTGGAACCGCTTCTTCTCCGGCGGCAAGCTCTGTCTCGACATTGTCGACTATCCCGGCGAATGGCTGCTCGACCTGCCGCTGCTCGGCCAGGACTTCTCCGAATTCTCGCTCAACGCCACATCGCTCGCCCGCTCGCCTGTGCGCACGGACCTCGCTGCACCCTGGCTCGAAAAGGCGCAGTCCATCGATCCGCTCAAACAGGCCGACGAGGCCGATGCGCGCGAACTGGCGCGGCTCTTCACCGATTACCTGCGGGCCTGCAAGCAGGAGGAGCGCGCGCTCTCCACCCTGCCCCCGGGACGCTTCCTGATGCCCGGAGATCTCGACGGATCGCCGGCGCTGACCTTTGCCCCGCTGCCCAACCTGCCCGACACCTCCGCCCCCAAGGGCTCGCTGATGGCGATGATGGAGCGCCGCTACGAGAGCTACAAATCGGTGGTGGTCAAGCCGTTCTTCCGCGAGCATGTCGCCCGGCTGGACCGTCAAATCGTCTTGATCGACGCCATGCAGGCGATGAATGCCGGCCAGGAGGCTGTAATGGATCTCGAGCGCGCGCTGTCGGACGTGCTCTCCTGCTTTCGCCCCGGCAGCGGCAACCTGCTCACCAATCTGGTCTCGCGCCGGATCGACAAGGTGCTGATCGCCGCAACCAAGGCCGATCACCTGCACCATGAAAGCCATGACCGTCTCGAAGCGATCGCCCGCCGCATCGTTGACCGCGCAGTCGCCACTATCGGCGTCAATGGCGCCAATATCGAGGTGCTGGCGCTCGCCGCGGTACGGGCCACCCGCGAAGCCACAGTGCGCCAGGACGGCGAGGAACTCCCGGTGATCGTCGGCACCCCGCTCAAGGGCGAGCGCATCGGCGGCGAGCTGTTCGACGGCAACCGCAAAACAGCCATATTTCCCGGTGACTTGCCACGGAATCCGGATTCATTCTTCGAAGCCGTTGATTCACACTCTCAGCCGATAGTGCCGGAGATCAACATCGTCCGCTTCCGCCCGCCGCTGATCGAGGAGAGCGATACCGGCGTCAAGCTGTCGCTGCCGCATATCCGGCTCGACCGGGCGCTCGAATATCTCATGGGAGACCGGCTGGCATGA
- the dksA gene encoding RNA polymerase-binding protein DksA: MSEDIDFSSYVPSEDEDFMNTQQRAYFRAKLTVWRNDILKEARETLDHLAEESSNHPDVADRASSETDRAIELRARDRQRKLIGKIDAALTRIEEGTYGYCEETGEPISLKRLDARPIATLSIEAQERHERREKVYRDE, translated from the coding sequence ATGAGTGAAGACATCGATTTTTCCTCCTATGTGCCCTCGGAAGACGAGGATTTCATGAACACCCAGCAACGGGCCTATTTCAGGGCCAAGTTGACTGTTTGGCGCAATGACATCCTCAAAGAGGCTCGCGAGACGCTTGATCATCTCGCGGAGGAAAGTTCCAACCACCCCGATGTGGCTGATCGCGCATCGTCCGAAACAGATCGCGCCATCGAACTGCGCGCCCGTGACCGGCAACGCAAGTTGATCGGCAAGATCGATGCGGCGCTGACACGCATCGAAGAGGGTACCTACGGGTATTGCGAGGAGACCGGCGAGCCGATCAGCCTGAAACGGCTCGATGCCCGCCCGATCGCAACCCTGTCGATCGAGGCGCAGGAGCGCCATGAGCGCCGCGAGAAAGTCTATCGCGACGAATAG
- a CDS encoding NAD(P)/FAD-dependent oxidoreductase yields the protein MSTPIETDVVIVGAGPVGLFAVFELGLYDLKCHLIDILDRPGGQCAELYPEKPIYDIPAWPEISGQALVDRLMEQIAPFSPEFHFNRMVSGFRKLDNGRFEVETDEGELLHCHAVVIAAGGGSFQPKRPPVPGIEAYEGKSVFYSVRRMEEFRDKDLLIVGGGDSALDWTLNLQPVAKSVTLVHRRPDFRAAPDSVNKMFAMKEEGKIDFQVGQVTGLKGEDGQLTAATLKSPDGEIEVACNRMLPFFGLTMKLGPIADWGLNQHENLISVDTEKFETSIPGVFAIGDINWYPGKLKLILSGFHEAALMTQAVKRLAHPDQKLVFQYTTSSTSLQKKLGVQ from the coding sequence ATGTCTACCCCGATTGAAACCGATGTCGTGATCGTGGGCGCCGGGCCGGTTGGCCTGTTTGCCGTGTTTGAGCTTGGTCTCTATGATCTGAAATGCCACCTGATTGATATTCTCGACCGTCCGGGTGGACAATGCGCGGAACTGTATCCGGAAAAGCCGATCTACGACATTCCGGCCTGGCCGGAAATTTCCGGGCAGGCTCTTGTGGACCGCCTGATGGAGCAGATCGCACCGTTTTCGCCGGAATTCCATTTCAACCGCATGGTTTCGGGGTTCCGCAAGCTCGACAATGGCCGTTTCGAAGTCGAGACCGACGAGGGCGAACTGCTGCATTGCCACGCGGTGGTGATCGCGGCCGGCGGCGGGTCGTTCCAGCCCAAGCGGCCGCCGGTGCCCGGCATCGAGGCCTATGAGGGCAAGAGCGTGTTCTATTCCGTGCGGCGCATGGAGGAATTCCGCGACAAGGACCTGCTCATCGTCGGTGGCGGCGATTCCGCGCTCGACTGGACCCTCAATCTCCAGCCGGTGGCTAAATCGGTGACGCTGGTGCATCGCCGTCCGGATTTCCGCGCTGCACCCGACAGCGTCAACAAGATGTTCGCCATGAAGGAAGAGGGCAAGATCGACTTCCAGGTCGGCCAGGTCACCGGCCTGAAGGGCGAGGACGGCCAGTTGACCGCGGCGACGCTGAAGAGCCCCGACGGCGAGATCGAGGTGGCCTGCAATCGCATGCTGCCGTTCTTCGGCCTGACCATGAAGCTCGGGCCGATTGCCGATTGGGGCCTCAATCAGCACGAGAACCTGATTTCGGTCGACACCGAAAAATTCGAGACGAGCATTCCCGGCGTGTTCGCCATCGGCGACATCAACTGGTATCCGGGCAAGCTCAAGCTGATCCTGTCTGGCTTCCATGAAGCCGCCCTGATGACGCAGGCGGTCAAGCGGCTGGCCCATCCAGACCAGAAGCTTGTGTTCCAGTACACAACCTCCTCGACCAGCCTGCAGAAGAAGCTCGGCGTTCAGTAG
- a CDS encoding SixA phosphatase family protein has product MSQTPPTALRVFIVRHAHAVWAMPGTRDFDRPLDDRGREEAARLAATLTVNGFDPDLIFCSNARRCIETLAILLERDTSRPRIVHSDALYASGYKAYLDAIGSVHDDAVQSIMIIGHNPMVEETAHALFEHDASAYEEALGMGFPTAGLLILDCPEKGEGAVNGTARFVGLLSPVDA; this is encoded by the coding sequence ATGAGCCAGACTCCGCCAACCGCCCTGCGCGTCTTCATTGTCCGCCATGCCCACGCAGTCTGGGCGATGCCGGGCACCCGTGATTTTGACCGGCCGCTGGATGATCGCGGACGCGAGGAGGCAGCCCGGCTTGCCGCCACCCTCACCGTCAACGGTTTCGACCCGGATCTGATCTTCTGCTCGAATGCCCGTCGCTGCATCGAGACTCTCGCCATCCTGCTGGAGCGTGACACGTCCCGCCCGCGCATCGTGCACAGCGACGCGCTCTATGCGTCGGGCTACAAGGCCTATCTCGATGCCATCGGCTCCGTGCATGACGACGCCGTCCAGTCGATCATGATCATCGGCCACAACCCGATGGTCGAGGAGACCGCCCATGCACTGTTCGAGCATGATGCGTCGGCCTATGAAGAAGCGCTTGGCATGGGCTTTCCCACCGCCGGCCTGCTGATCCTGGACTGCCCGGAAAAGGGCGAAGGCGCCGTCAATGGCACCGCCCGTTTCGTCGGCCTGCTGTCGCCGGTCGACGCCTGA
- a CDS encoding flagellar biosynthetic protein FliO — MPDNILGGQGATLLIAVIVVAVALLALVGVFWLIRNRAASTFIRGGKNRQPRLAVLDAAAVDTRRRLVLIRRDDVEHLVMIGGPTDIVIESRIMRPDSVAGAQPHQPARPEPSPQSEAAPRPAEFVQRTPASRVQPAPRPAPERPAASAAPDPAPSRTAAPRPAVLPAAQTRWTEPVPSPQAPGRPAPAAAPAAAATVAAGAAGNLRTEASKALESARTRVFEEPSFDEATFDELTRGLDSEPLPTFTPRTPVETPEHVYEPAPQRQTAQASSAAGTAQHDFEAMLAEEMAAALPGDPEDDSQTDPPLAADRTEDDELPEVQPETRRSRISLEEEMEQLLGDLSRKR; from the coding sequence ATGCCGGACAATATTCTTGGCGGTCAGGGAGCAACGCTTTTGATCGCCGTTATCGTCGTTGCGGTGGCTCTGCTGGCTCTTGTCGGGGTATTCTGGCTGATCCGCAACCGGGCGGCCTCGACCTTCATCCGCGGCGGCAAGAACCGCCAGCCGCGCCTGGCCGTGCTTGATGCGGCCGCGGTCGACACCCGCCGCAGGCTGGTTCTGATCCGGCGCGACGATGTCGAGCATCTCGTGATGATCGGCGGCCCGACCGACATCGTCATTGAAAGCCGCATCATGCGTCCTGACAGTGTCGCCGGTGCCCAGCCACACCAGCCCGCCCGCCCCGAACCGTCACCGCAGTCGGAAGCTGCGCCCAGACCCGCCGAATTTGTCCAGCGCACACCGGCCTCGCGTGTACAGCCGGCACCCCGGCCCGCGCCGGAACGCCCGGCAGCCTCGGCAGCGCCGGACCCCGCGCCGTCGCGCACCGCTGCGCCAAGACCGGCAGTACTGCCCGCCGCCCAGACCCGCTGGACCGAGCCGGTGCCGTCCCCGCAGGCGCCAGGCCGGCCCGCACCGGCGGCTGCACCTGCAGCCGCCGCCACAGTCGCCGCAGGTGCAGCCGGCAATCTCCGCACCGAGGCCAGCAAGGCGCTGGAAAGCGCCAGAACCCGGGTGTTCGAGGAGCCGAGTTTCGATGAAGCCACCTTTGACGAGCTGACCCGGGGTCTCGACAGCGAACCCCTGCCAACATTTACCCCCCGGACGCCGGTCGAGACACCCGAGCATGTCTATGAGCCCGCGCCGCAGCGTCAGACGGCACAGGCGTCCAGCGCAGCCGGAACTGCCCAGCATGATTTCGAAGCCATGCTCGCCGAGGAAATGGCGGCAGCCCTTCCCGGCGACCCGGAAGACGACAGCCAGACCGATCCTCCGCTTGCGGCCGACCGGACCGAGGATGACGAGCTGCCCGAGGTCCAGCCGGAAACGCGCCGGAGCCGGATATCTCTCGAAGAGGAAATGGAGCAGCTGCTCGGCGATTTGTCACGCAAGCGCTGA
- the cckA gene encoding cell cycle histidine kinase CckA has protein sequence MSETTPATGTPAALVDRSAKPRSVSRLVFLALVMVGASVVFFLFKDRLNNDLMLGLLGVLAVVGIFFLVSTVIGFVAVMPKATADPLARAFIDTHPEGTLVTDDKDRVIYANHAYGVLTGSTNAADVQSIESILSRHRESAEAVYRLTNAMREGRDGQEEFRMTQPLGAAQETAGAGHWYRLRGRPITSGEGDGAARLMAWQLSDISHERIEQELVFKELQNAINYLDHAPVGFFSAGRDGEIVYLNATLADWLGMDLTAFTPGKVKLRELVAGAGMALVESVQAEPGLNRTAQLDLDLLKSNGQSLPVRLVHRVTATRDGSPGESRTIVINREDGGADTQDAANAEMRFTRFFNNTPMAIASVDGHGKILRTNGPFLQMFNGLVTRDDMERGTLFETVLRKDDRLAFQDSIRQAADKQGDIAPIDSRRADDEERHFRFYVNAVIEHSEEAPEETAIIYAVETTEQKALEAQMAQTQKMNAVGTLAGGIAHDFNNVLTAILLSADHLLMSLRPADSSFADLIEIKRNANRAAVLVRQLLAFSRKQTMRPTVLSMTDVIGDLRMLVDRLIGSNVKLVLEFGRDLWPVKTDLGQFEQVLINLAVNARDAMPEGGTITVRTRNVETAETEQLNYRGMVPGEYVLIEITDEGTGITPEVMEQIFEPFFTTKDVGKGTGLGLSMVYGIVKQSGGYIYPESELGKGTTFRVFLPRHIEDEAEKAAAAEAEALIEAGADAKLAKAATEGPEDLTGGSAVVLLVEDEEAVRRGGKRMLEARGYEVHEAGTGVEALEVLAELEGKVDIVVSDVVMPEMDGPTLLTELRKDYPDMKFIFVSGYAEDAFAKNLPADAKFGFLAKPFSLKQLATSVREMLDA, from the coding sequence ATGAGTGAAACGACCCCAGCGACCGGGACTCCGGCGGCTCTTGTTGACCGAAGCGCCAAACCACGCTCGGTGTCGAGGCTGGTTTTCCTTGCTTTGGTGATGGTCGGCGCCTCGGTGGTGTTCTTCCTGTTCAAGGACAGGCTCAACAATGACCTGATGCTCGGCCTTCTCGGCGTGCTGGCAGTGGTCGGCATCTTCTTTCTTGTCTCCACCGTGATCGGCTTTGTCGCGGTGATGCCCAAGGCCACGGCGGATCCGCTCGCCCGCGCCTTCATCGACACCCATCCCGAAGGCACCCTGGTGACCGACGACAAGGACCGGGTGATCTATGCCAACCACGCCTATGGCGTGCTCACCGGCTCGACCAATGCGGCGGATGTGCAGTCGATCGAGTCGATCCTGTCGCGCCACCGCGAATCCGCCGAGGCGGTGTACCGGCTCACCAACGCCATGCGCGAGGGCCGTGACGGACAGGAAGAATTCCGCATGACGCAGCCGCTGGGGGCCGCGCAGGAAACCGCCGGCGCCGGCCACTGGTACCGCTTGCGCGGCCGGCCGATCACCTCGGGCGAGGGCGATGGCGCCGCCAGGCTGATGGCCTGGCAATTGTCCGACATCAGCCATGAGCGCATCGAGCAGGAGCTGGTGTTCAAGGAGCTGCAGAACGCCATCAACTATCTCGATCATGCGCCGGTCGGCTTTTTCTCCGCCGGCAGGGACGGCGAGATCGTCTATCTCAATGCAACGCTGGCCGACTGGCTGGGCATGGACCTGACCGCCTTCACGCCAGGCAAGGTCAAGCTGCGCGAACTGGTGGCGGGTGCGGGCATGGCGCTGGTGGAATCGGTGCAGGCCGAGCCGGGCCTCAACCGCACCGCCCAGCTCGATCTCGATCTGCTCAAGTCCAATGGCCAGAGCCTGCCGGTGCGGCTGGTGCACCGGGTCACCGCCACACGCGATGGCTCGCCCGGCGAAAGCCGGACCATTGTCATCAACCGCGAGGACGGCGGCGCGGACACCCAGGATGCGGCCAATGCCGAAATGCGCTTCACCCGGTTCTTCAACAATACCCCGATGGCGATTGCCTCGGTGGACGGGCACGGCAAGATCCTGCGCACCAACGGCCCGTTCCTGCAGATGTTCAACGGGCTGGTGACGCGCGACGACATGGAGCGCGGCACATTGTTCGAGACGGTGCTGCGCAAGGACGACCGGCTGGCCTTTCAGGATTCGATCCGACAGGCCGCCGACAAGCAGGGCGATATCGCGCCGATCGACAGCCGCAGGGCCGACGACGAGGAGCGGCATTTCCGCTTCTACGTCAATGCCGTGATCGAGCATTCGGAAGAGGCGCCGGAAGAGACGGCCATCATCTATGCGGTGGAAACCACCGAGCAGAAGGCGCTCGAGGCGCAGATGGCGCAGACCCAGAAGATGAATGCGGTCGGCACGCTGGCCGGCGGCATTGCGCATGACTTCAACAATGTGCTGACCGCGATCCTGCTGTCGGCCGATCACCTGCTGATGTCGCTCAGGCCCGCGGATTCGAGCTTTGCCGATCTGATCGAGATCAAGCGCAACGCCAACCGCGCAGCCGTGCTTGTGCGGCAGTTGCTGGCATTCTCGCGCAAGCAGACGATGCGCCCGACAGTGCTGTCGATGACGGATGTGATCGGTGATCTGCGGATGCTGGTCGACCGGCTGATCGGCAGCAATGTCAAGCTGGTGCTGGAGTTCGGCCGCGATCTGTGGCCGGTGAAGACCGATCTGGGACAGTTCGAGCAGGTGCTGATCAACCTGGCGGTCAATGCACGCGATGCCATGCCCGAAGGCGGCACCATCACGGTGCGGACCCGCAATGTCGAGACTGCGGAAACCGAGCAGCTGAATTACCGCGGCATGGTGCCGGGCGAATATGTGCTGATCGAAATCACCGATGAAGGCACCGGCATCACGCCTGAAGTGATGGAGCAGATTTTCGAGCCGTTCTTCACCACCAAGGATGTCGGCAAGGGCACCGGTCTGGGGCTGTCGATGGTCTATGGCATCGTCAAGCAGTCGGGCGGTTACATCTACCCGGAATCGGAACTCGGCAAGGGCACGACCTTCCGCGTGTTCCTGCCACGCCATATCGAGGACGAGGCCGAAAAGGCGGCGGCCGCCGAGGCTGAGGCGCTGATTGAAGCCGGCGCCGATGCAAAATTGGCCAAAGCCGCCACCGAAGGGCCCGAGGACCTCACCGGCGGCTCGGCGGTGGTGCTGCTGGTCGAGGACGAGGAAGCGGTGCGGCGCGGCGGCAAGCGCATGCTCGAAGCCCGCGGCTACGAGGTGCATGAAGCGGGAACCGGTGTGGAAGCGCTGGAAGTGCTGGCCGAGCTCGAAGGCAAGGTCGACATCGTGGTCTCTGACGTTGTGATGCCCGAAATGGACGGTCCGACGCTGCTGACCGAGCTGCGCAAGGACTATCCCGACATGAAGTTCATCTTCGTTTCGGGCTATGCCGAGGACGCGTTTGCCAAGAACCTGCCCGCCGACGCAAAGTTCGGCTTCCTGGCAAAACCGTTCTCGCTCAAGCAACTGGCGACCTCGGTGCGCGAGATGCTGGACGCCTGA
- a CDS encoding DUF922 domain-containing Zn-dependent protease, producing MRLTRIGIMALSLSLFPYPGVADPVISKTYSYFNISGRTGAELERELTLRGPMLEQTGTRHPGATRIKLGGSVKYEKLDGRCRVIGTEVKLETHLTLPRWKNRASADKDTRLIWDTLSSDIKRHEERHAEIARQHARKMEKALEALRPQKTCEKMKARVDATTKSIIEKHAADQARFDRVEAASFERRMLRMLRFKAEKRHKGG from the coding sequence ATGCGCCTCACTCGCATCGGCATCATGGCGCTGTCATTGTCCCTGTTCCCGTATCCCGGCGTCGCCGACCCGGTGATCAGCAAGACCTATTCCTATTTCAACATCAGCGGCCGCACCGGTGCCGAGCTTGAACGCGAGCTGACCCTGCGCGGCCCGATGCTCGAGCAGACAGGCACCCGGCATCCCGGCGCCACCCGGATCAAGCTTGGCGGTTCGGTGAAATATGAAAAGCTCGACGGCAGATGCCGGGTGATCGGGACCGAGGTCAAGCTCGAGACCCACCTGACCCTGCCGCGCTGGAAGAACCGCGCCTCGGCCGACAAGGACACGAGACTGATCTGGGACACGCTGTCCTCCGACATCAAGCGCCACGAGGAACGCCACGCCGAGATCGCGCGGCAACATGCCCGCAAGATGGAAAAGGCACTTGAAGCGCTACGGCCGCAAAAGACCTGCGAGAAGATGAAGGCCCGGGTCGACGCCACCACCAAGTCGATCATCGAAAAGCACGCCGCCGATCAGGCCCGCTTCGACCGTGTCGAGGCGGCAAGCTTCGAACGGCGCATGCTCAGGATGCTGCGCTTCAAGGCGGAAAAGCGTCACAAGGGCGGCTGA